The following are from one region of the Fusobacterium sp. DD2 genome:
- a CDS encoding enoyl-CoA hydratase-related protein, which produces MEFINYEQEGFVGIITINRPKALNALNSSVLKELDATLDAIDLEKTRALVLTGAGSKSFVAGADIGEMSTLTKAEGEAFGKIGNDVFRKIETFPIPVIAAVNGFALGGGCEIAMSCDIRICADTALFGQPEVGLGITPGFGGTQRLARLVPVGKAKEMIYAAANIKADEAYRIGLVNAVYPLEELLPAAKKLAAKIARNAPIAVRACKEAINKGLDEKMDDAIVVEEKLFGSCFQTEDQVEGMKAFLEKRKVEGFKNK; this is translated from the coding sequence ATGGAGTTTATCAACTACGAACAAGAAGGATTTGTAGGAATTATAACTATAAATCGTCCAAAAGCTTTAAATGCTCTAAATAGTTCAGTTTTAAAAGAATTAGATGCTACATTAGATGCAATTGATTTAGAAAAAACTAGAGCACTTGTTTTAACTGGTGCAGGGTCAAAATCATTTGTAGCTGGAGCTGACATTGGAGAAATGAGTACTTTAACAAAAGCTGAAGGTGAAGCTTTTGGTAAAATAGGAAATGACGTTTTCAGAAAAATCGAAACATTCCCTATTCCAGTAATAGCAGCTGTAAATGGATTTGCTTTAGGTGGAGGATGCGAAATCGCTATGAGTTGTGATATCAGAATTTGTGCTGACACAGCTTTATTCGGACAACCTGAAGTAGGATTAGGAATAACTCCAGGATTTGGAGGAACTCAAAGATTAGCTCGTTTAGTTCCAGTTGGAAAAGCTAAAGAAATGATCTATGCTGCAGCTAACATAAAAGCTGATGAAGCTTATAGAATTGGACTTGTAAATGCAGTATATCCACTTGAAGAGCTATTACCAGCAGCTAAAAAATTAGCAGCTAAAATAGCTAGAAATGCTCCAATAGCAGTTCGTGCTTGTAAAGAAGCAATCAACAAAGGATTGGATGAAAAAATGGACGACGCTATTGTTGTTGAAGAAAAACTATTTGGAAGTTGTTTCCAAACTGAAGACCAAGTAGAAGGAATGAAAGCTTTCTTAGAAAAAAGAAAAGTTGAAGGATTCAAAAATAAATAA
- a CDS encoding acetyl-CoA C-acetyltransferase, with product MAKKVVLAGACRTAIGSMGGVLSTVPATELGSIVVKEALKRAGVPAEKVDQVLFGCVIQAGLGQNVARQVSLKAGLKIETPAVTINVVCGSGLHTVNLAAAMIQAGEADIVVAGGTENMSLAPYLVNKGRYGYRLGNGVLVDAMVNDALWDAFNNYHMGMTAENICDQWGITREQLDEFAAASQQKAVKAQEEGRFKDEIVPVVIKGRKGETIVDTDEGPRPGTTAEGIAKLKPAFKKDGGRVTAANASSINDGAAAIVVMSEEKAKELGVKPMATWVAGALGGVDPSIMGYGPVASTKKVLAKTGMNINDFDLIEANEAFAAQSIAVGRDLGFDLSKLNVNGGAIALGHPVGASGCRILVTLLHEMAKRKSKTGLATLCIGGGMGCSTIVKMED from the coding sequence ATGGCAAAAAAAGTAGTTTTAGCAGGTGCATGTCGTACAGCAATAGGATCAATGGGAGGAGTACTTAGTACAGTTCCAGCAACTGAATTAGGTTCTATCGTTGTTAAAGAAGCTTTAAAGAGAGCAGGAGTTCCAGCTGAGAAAGTTGATCAAGTTCTATTTGGGTGTGTTATCCAAGCAGGATTAGGACAAAACGTTGCTCGTCAAGTTTCATTAAAAGCTGGTTTAAAAATTGAAACTCCAGCAGTTACTATAAATGTGGTTTGTGGATCAGGTTTACATACAGTAAACTTAGCTGCTGCAATGATTCAAGCAGGAGAAGCTGACATAGTAGTAGCAGGAGGAACTGAAAACATGTCTTTAGCTCCATATTTAGTAAATAAAGGACGTTATGGATATCGTTTAGGAAATGGTGTATTAGTTGACGCAATGGTTAACGATGCATTATGGGATGCTTTCAACAACTATCACATGGGAATGACAGCAGAAAACATTTGTGACCAATGGGGAATTACTAGAGAACAACTAGATGAATTCGCTGCTGCAAGCCAACAAAAAGCTGTAAAAGCTCAAGAAGAAGGAAGATTTAAAGATGAAATCGTTCCAGTAGTAATCAAAGGAAGAAAAGGTGAAACTATCGTTGATACAGACGAAGGACCTAGACCTGGTACTACAGCTGAAGGAATCGCTAAATTAAAACCAGCATTCAAAAAAGATGGTGGAAGAGTTACAGCTGCAAATGCTTCTAGTATAAACGATGGAGCTGCTGCAATAGTTGTAATGTCAGAAGAAAAAGCAAAAGAATTAGGTGTAAAACCTATGGCAACTTGGGTAGCTGGAGCTCTTGGTGGAGTAGATCCTTCTATCATGGGATATGGACCAGTTGCATCAACTAAAAAAGTATTAGCAAAAACAGGAATGAACATAAACGACTTCGACTTAATTGAAGCTAACGAAGCATTCGCAGCTCAATCAATCGCAGTAGGAAGAGACTTAGGATTTGACTTAAGCAAACTTAACGTAAACGGAGGAGCAATTGCTCTTGGACACCCAGTTGGAGCTTCAGGATGTCGTATCCTTGTAACTCTATTACATGAAATGGCTAAACGTAAATCAAAAACTGGTTTAGCTACTCTATGTATAGGTGGAGGAATGGGATGCTCTACTATCGTTAAGATGGAAGACTAG
- a CDS encoding DUF2974 domain-containing protein has product MVSKKEYILLSILSYCNFGEKECGRNILEIFKDAKCQSIIVGTFDILLFKNRNFFLKYFEKELEEWQVFYVDNRTAVSNTGDVSGFYSVVFTKDDKYVIAYRGSEKFPLEDAYKDFIETDLAIGMGKIPLQFYEGIEVFATLMDRFAIKKEDITLTGHSLGGGIAQYVAITLDKRINYIPEVYTWNGVGINREGIITVLEFIDLKEILRGHTDLSEEEISYFDDFNDSYLKFLAKELKRIGAIKDDTEVLVTRDNKIDFDIDEEFMKRLLKNTNVEACLMKFPLDRRRDLVINQNFFGVIFHLDNFVKLLLKAQKYIDRLKNNNVYEDRVFNFGHSEDLTNSLFRHVGTSYLMDQGFEMKKPEKNSFFNNFRLFTKSIQDLHFEDVFLAFISDKPEDNGKMKKDLNLDFIASSIRKLITNEYCLENRLLASYYSMDKIDNSNFELIRGDIISGLTKVGIDFLYKKKMIEQIDEMDIDEFTILWEKIKEKLSSPYRKVDIFDVFIFN; this is encoded by the coding sequence ATGGTTAGTAAAAAAGAGTATATTCTTTTAAGTATTCTCTCATATTGCAATTTTGGAGAAAAGGAATGTGGAAGAAACATTTTAGAGATCTTCAAAGATGCAAAGTGTCAGTCTATTATTGTTGGAACATTTGATATTCTTCTTTTTAAAAATAGAAATTTTTTTTTAAAATATTTTGAGAAAGAGTTAGAGGAATGGCAAGTATTCTACGTTGACAATAGAACAGCTGTATCAAACACTGGAGATGTTTCAGGTTTTTATTCAGTTGTATTTACTAAAGATGATAAATATGTAATAGCATACAGGGGAAGTGAGAAATTTCCTTTAGAAGATGCATATAAGGACTTTATAGAGACAGATTTAGCCATAGGTATGGGGAAGATTCCTCTTCAATTTTATGAAGGGATAGAGGTCTTTGCAACTCTTATGGATAGATTTGCAATAAAAAAAGAGGATATAACTCTTACAGGGCACTCTTTAGGTGGAGGAATAGCTCAATATGTAGCTATAACTCTTGATAAGAGGATAAATTATATTCCAGAAGTTTACACATGGAATGGTGTAGGAATCAATAGAGAAGGAATAATAACAGTTCTTGAATTTATAGATTTAAAAGAGATTTTAAGAGGACATACAGACTTATCTGAGGAAGAAATATCTTATTTTGATGATTTCAACGATTCATATCTAAAATTTCTTGCAAAAGAACTAAAAAGAATAGGTGCTATTAAAGATGATACAGAGGTTTTAGTTACCAGAGATAATAAGATAGATTTTGATATTGATGAGGAGTTTATGAAAAGACTTCTTAAAAATACCAATGTTGAAGCATGTTTAATGAAGTTTCCTTTAGATAGACGTCGTGACTTAGTTATTAATCAGAATTTTTTTGGTGTGATATTTCACTTAGATAATTTTGTAAAACTTCTTTTAAAAGCACAAAAATATATAGATAGATTAAAGAATAACAATGTATATGAAGATAGAGTATTTAATTTTGGACATTCAGAGGATCTGACTAACTCTCTTTTTAGACATGTTGGAACCTCATATCTTATGGATCAGGGTTTTGAAATGAAAAAACCAGAAAAAAACTCATTTTTTAATAACTTTAGACTTTTTACTAAATCTATTCAGGATTTACACTTTGAAGATGTGTTTTTAGCTTTTATTTCAGATAAACCTGAGGATAATGGAAAGATGAAAAAAGACCTAAATCTTGATTTTATAGCAAGTTCAATAAGAAAATTAATTACAAATGAGTACTGCTTAGAAAATAGGCTATTAGCAAGTTATTATTCTATGGATAAGATAGATAACAGTAATTTTGAGCTCATAAGAGGTGACATTATATCAGGTCTTACAAAAGTTGGAATAGATTTTTTGTATAAGAAAAAGATGATAGAGCAGATAGATGAGATGGATATTGATGAATTTACAATTTTATGGGAGAAAATAAAAGAAAAATTATCCAGTCCATATAGAAAAGTTGATATTTTTGACGTCTTTATTTTTAATTAA
- a CDS encoding diacylglycerol kinase produces the protein MDNKNEKRNRWKHLGVTEKFNVAFEGIFETIRTENHMKFHCFCTIIVCILSLFMDIGKYEALAVIISITLTWVAELFNTAIEACVDMITCEYHPLAKKAKDIAAGAVLVTAINALFVAYIVFERKIVINLKEVFLLLKNSYQHTVFTIFMLVIIIVICIKSVVKKGTPLRGGFPSGHSALAASITTLITSLTNNPKVFVLTVILAILVVHSRIEGKIHTFFETLVGCFLGWAITYLILILVHM, from the coding sequence ATGGACAATAAAAATGAGAAGAGAAATAGATGGAAACACCTTGGAGTAACAGAAAAATTCAATGTTGCTTTTGAAGGGATTTTTGAGACTATAAGAACAGAAAATCATATGAAGTTTCATTGTTTTTGTACAATTATAGTCTGTATTCTATCTCTTTTTATGGACATTGGAAAGTATGAAGCATTGGCAGTTATTATAAGTATTACTTTGACATGGGTTGCAGAACTTTTTAATACAGCAATAGAAGCTTGTGTAGATATGATAACCTGTGAATACCATCCCCTTGCTAAAAAAGCTAAGGATATTGCAGCAGGAGCAGTTCTTGTAACTGCTATAAATGCGTTATTTGTTGCATATATCGTATTTGAGAGAAAAATAGTTATAAACCTTAAAGAGGTATTTTTATTACTTAAAAATTCTTATCAACATACAGTATTTACGATTTTTATGTTAGTTATAATAATTGTAATATGCATTAAAAGTGTAGTAAAGAAAGGAACTCCTTTGAGAGGTGGCTTTCCAAGTGGACATAGTGCACTTGCAGCTTCTATAACTACACTTATAACCTCTTTAACAAATAACCCTAAAGTTTTTGTTCTTACTGTTATATTAGCTATTTTAGTAGTTCATTCAAGAATTGAGGGGAAGATACATACATTTTTTGAAACACTAGTTGGATGTTTTTTAGGTTGGGCAATAACTTATCTGATTTTGATATTGGTTCATATGTAG
- the ybeY gene encoding rRNA maturation RNase YbeY gives MEIILDMSLEIEGYDDFVNEEETKEYIEKVLTKEYESDSPVYLSILLTGNDEIQVINREYRDKDQPTDVISFAYHETGDFDIGPYDTLGDIVISLERVFEQAKEYNHSPKREFFYVLTHGLLHLLGYDHIEEEDKVVMRAKEEEILKSFGYTREM, from the coding sequence ATGGAAATAATTTTAGATATGTCATTAGAAATAGAAGGATACGATGATTTTGTCAATGAAGAGGAGACAAAGGAGTACATTGAAAAAGTATTAACTAAAGAGTATGAGAGCGATTCACCAGTATATCTTTCTATTCTTTTAACAGGAAATGATGAGATACAGGTTATAAATAGAGAGTATAGAGATAAGGATCAGCCAACAGATGTAATCTCTTTTGCTTATCATGAAACTGGAGATTTTGATATTGGACCTTATGACACTCTAGGAGATATAGTTATATCATTAGAGAGAGTATTTGAGCAGGCTAAAGAGTATAATCATTCTCCAAAGAGAGAATTTTTCTATGTTTTAACACATGGACTTTTACATCTTCTTGGGTATGATCATATAGAAGAGGAAGATAAAGTAGTAATGCGTGCAAAAGAGGAAGAGATTTTAAAAAGCTTCGGTTATACTAGAGAGATGTGA
- a CDS encoding HDIG domain-containing metalloprotein, translating to MKNINLFGLKVMFEVKRNRNSDENIYSTDYSLREKIIYLIAVMFIVAFSSKLFIISSNNNYKIGDIVKSDIYAPSTVIFKDYSAKEKVIEDMIQKSGKEYIFSADAEKIYLGYFDEFFQSILNIKNHVTETVDYTSIERNTNKKISPMMVQELLSLKTSEVEKVRNKTRDFLEKAYDAGIVQEKNTVFYKEPYNKLFMKLSSLEQSIVDTFTSPNYIYDEAKTKRNIKEKVSQIKDQYFEIKAGTLIGKTGEVINERRMRILEACGVYSYKKSIAIFIGNFLYLGIISTLFYAIFFNNYQREILNKNLYRASFLIVTGILVAVRVFSIDIRYLIPVDMAFFLLVLLVNKNYAVSLYSFILLFLLPVLNYDLKFLGISFIALAFAAHLTGRVNTRSGIIAAGVQLSILKVVMYLLLSFFGDTENFSVAINAGFILLAGLLSGMLTIAFLPYFEKTFNILTIFRLLELGDLSHPLLKKISIEAPGTFQHSMMVATLSENAAASIGANAVFCRVASYYHDLGKTKRPKFYVENQENGVNPHNKISPFMSTLIITSHTKDGAELAKEYQIPKEIRDIMYEHQGTTFLAYFFNEAKKLDPTVEKDEFRYSGPKPKTKESAIIMLADSIEAAIRSLDEKTPMNMESMIRKIISGKIEDNQLSEANLTFQEIEVIIKTFVKTLVSIHHVRIKYPGQEKLINKK from the coding sequence ATGAAGAACATCAATCTCTTTGGACTGAAGGTGATGTTTGAAGTTAAAAGAAACAGAAATAGTGATGAGAACATCTATTCAACAGATTATTCATTGAGAGAAAAAATAATATATCTTATCGCAGTTATGTTTATAGTGGCATTTTCTTCTAAATTATTTATAATTTCAAGTAATAATAACTATAAAATTGGAGATATTGTTAAAAGTGATATATATGCTCCAAGTACAGTTATTTTTAAGGATTATAGTGCCAAAGAAAAGGTTATAGAGGATATGATTCAGAAATCTGGAAAAGAGTATATATTCTCAGCAGATGCTGAAAAAATATACCTTGGATATTTTGATGAATTTTTCCAAAGTATTTTAAATATAAAAAATCATGTTACAGAGACAGTTGACTATACTTCAATAGAGAGAAATACAAATAAGAAGATCTCGCCAATGATGGTGCAGGAACTTCTATCTCTTAAAACTTCAGAAGTTGAAAAAGTAAGAAATAAAACCAGAGATTTCCTGGAAAAAGCCTATGATGCAGGAATAGTTCAGGAGAAAAATACAGTATTTTATAAAGAGCCATATAACAAGCTTTTTATGAAATTAAGTTCATTAGAGCAATCTATAGTAGATACATTTACCTCTCCTAACTACATATATGATGAGGCTAAAACTAAAAGGAATATAAAGGAAAAGGTTTCACAGATTAAGGATCAGTACTTTGAAATTAAAGCTGGAACTTTAATAGGTAAGACAGGAGAGGTTATAAATGAGAGAAGAATGAGAATTCTTGAAGCTTGTGGAGTTTACTCTTATAAAAAAAGCATTGCAATTTTTATAGGGAACTTTTTGTATCTTGGTATAATCTCAACACTTTTTTATGCAATATTTTTTAATAACTATCAAAGAGAGATACTAAATAAAAATCTTTATAGAGCGTCATTTTTAATTGTGACAGGAATACTTGTAGCTGTAAGGGTATTCAGTATTGATATTAGGTATCTGATACCTGTAGATATGGCATTTTTCCTACTGGTACTTCTTGTGAACAAAAATTACGCAGTATCACTTTATTCATTTATATTGCTGTTTTTACTTCCAGTATTAAATTATGATTTGAAATTTTTAGGTATTTCATTTATAGCTCTTGCATTTGCAGCACATCTGACAGGAAGGGTAAATACAAGATCTGGAATAATTGCAGCAGGAGTACAGCTATCTATACTTAAGGTAGTAATGTATCTTCTTCTATCTTTCTTTGGTGATACAGAGAATTTCAGTGTTGCTATCAATGCTGGATTTATATTGTTGGCAGGTCTTTTATCAGGAATGCTTACTATTGCATTTTTGCCATATTTTGAAAAGACATTTAATATACTTACAATATTTAGACTTTTAGAGCTTGGAGACCTTTCTCATCCATTGCTTAAGAAAATATCAATTGAAGCTCCAGGTACATTCCAGCACTCTATGATGGTAGCTACACTTTCTGAAAATGCAGCTGCATCAATAGGAGCAAATGCTGTATTTTGTAGAGTTGCTTCATATTATCATGACCTTGGAAAGACTAAGCGTCCTAAATTTTATGTAGAAAACCAGGAAAATGGTGTAAATCCACATAATAAGATTTCACCTTTTATGAGTACACTAATTATAACTTCTCATACTAAGGATGGTGCAGAACTTGCAAAAGAGTATCAGATTCCAAAAGAGATAAGAGATATTATGTATGAGCACCAGGGAACTACATTTTTAGCATATTTCTTCAATGAAGCTAAAAAATTGGATCCAACAGTTGAAAAAGATGAATTTAGATACAGTGGTCCTAAGCCAAAAACAAAGGAGTCAGCAATAATAATGCTTGCAGACTCAATTGAAGCAGCAATAAGATCTTTAGATGAAAAAACTCCAATGAATATGGAGAGTATGATAAGAAAGATAATTTCTGGAAAAATTGAAGATAACCAGCTTTCAGAAGCAAATCTTACTTTCCAGGAAATTGAAGTTATTATAAAAACATTTGTTAAAACATTGGTAAGTATTCACCATGTGAGAATAAAATATCCAGGACAGGAAAAATTAATTAATAAAAAATAA